From Perca flavescens isolate YP-PL-M2 unplaced genomic scaffold, PFLA_1.0 EPR50_1.1_unplaced_scaf_6, whole genome shotgun sequence, the proteins below share one genomic window:
- the LOC114552048 gene encoding uncharacterized protein LOC114552048 — protein MPQSKCITCGSQMPLQLLPLHVEECNGTLTESESGTCLDEDCSVLEQPVPSTIGMDESLAVCPICLASYPADFLPSHASPCGDRMNCAQPSVAASPPMGEELPGPSVPQTSVQQSSAASTWATEVNPQKACQLFREDLLNCYSESPRLSLSLDMFDAEEEQDSAFISFYKQNNVNWAAPFKCRLRGDAAVGDGVNRHVLSMAMQKLKTGFRINLGSAASTTLLRGEKEHRQPI, from the exons ATGCCACAGTCAAAATGCATTACATGTGGCAGTCAAATGCCTTTGCAGCTGTTGCCGTTGCATGTGGAGGAATGCAATGGCACATTGACT gaGAGTGAATCTGGGACATGTCTTGATGAAGATTGTTCAGTTCTTGAGCAGCCAGTCCCATCTACAATAGGCATGGATGAATCCTTGGCG gtctGCCCAATCTGTCTTGCATCATACCCAGCTGATTTTCTCCCATCTCATGCAAGCCCATGTGGTGACAG AATGAACTGTGCTCAACCCAGCGTAGCAGCCAGTCCCCCAATGGGAGAAGAATTGCCAGGACCCTCAGTTCCACAAACGTCAGTTCAACAATCGTCAGCAG CTTCAACCTGGGCCACTGAAGTCAACCCCCAAAAAGCATGCCAGTTGTTCAGAGAAGATTTACTGAACTGTTACTCTGAAAGTCCACGCCTCTCTCTATCACTCGACATGTTTGACGcagaagaagaacaggacagtgcATTCATTTCATTCTATAAGCAGAATAATGTGAACTGGGCAGCTCCATTCAAGTGCAGGCTGAGAG GAGATGCAGCAGTGGGTGATGGTGTCAACAGACATGTTTTGTCAATGGCCATGCAGAAATTGAAAACTGGCTTCAGAATAAATTTag gctctGCTGCTTCTACAACCCTTTTGAGGGGGGAAAAAGAACATCGG CAACCTATTTGA